A single Dermacentor albipictus isolate Rhodes 1998 colony chromosome 3, USDA_Dalb.pri_finalv2, whole genome shotgun sequence DNA region contains:
- the LOC135914103 gene encoding uncharacterized protein isoform X1, with translation MLPPGVAPSRLVRVAVLAPRQQALLLLQRSAQHLRLRHSAAAWLPVAAARSNGLGSNAVARDTRSRHQRCVHQAGAAKLTARSTRQLLRDAPPLRYKERRIEIVTCGDLYKKWRAEGRHGYQGAPDTGARVPVVYIHTGLDRIERGDRTERPLSVLLTGAPGQYQDYSYNIPFLDQNGVDVLCFNWPDFAFSLETGYWWHSCDEKTSLVVDFLKKLDIKKIDMLVSHSTGSTPAVQLVAEETEIDVKSLALLMPIATRHFRGSSNPLLFNPAVGWAMKSRRGASIITPLFQAVMSLSRHPTRGRAHDVFFGYHSCTGYEEHRVEQQLATIRHRAMPSLVMVSNDDKLLSKEDNHTLLRRLGSDSERTWLYDSGGHLLRRGGSDIVKAIELKDGSHYGFVRYPDICNENLAEVLERVRR, from the exons ATGCTGCCACCAG GCGTTGCGCCGTCCCGCCTCGTGCGGGTCGCTGTGCTCGCACCACGCCAGCAggctctcctcctcctccagcgctctgcaCAACACTTGCGCCTCCGGCACTCTGCGGCTGCCTGGCTTCCCGTTGCCGCGGCGAGAAGCAACGGCTTGGGCTCCAATGCCGTGGCTCGGGATACGCGCTCGCGTCACCAGCGGTGCGTTCATCAGGCTGGCGCTGCTAAGCTCACTGCGAGGAGCACTCGACAGCTGCTGCGTGACGCGCCTCCACTCCGTTACAAGGAACGGCGCATCGAGATCGTCACGTGCGGCGACCTCTACAAG AAATGGCGCGCCGAGGGTCGCCATGGCTACCAGGGGGCACCCGACACGGGCGCTCGTGTGCCGGTTGTGTACATCCACACTGGGCTGGACCGCATCGAGCGCGGAGACCGGACAGAGCGACCGCTGTCCGTGCTGCTCACGGGGGCGCCGGGACAGTACCAGGACTACAGCTACaacatccctttcctcgaccagAACGGTGTGGACGTTCTTTGCTTCAACTGGCCCG ACTTTGCGTTCAGCTTGGAGACCGGCTACTGGTGGCATAGCTGCGACGAAAAAACCAGTCTAGTCGTCGATTTCCTCAAGAAGCTTGACATCAAGAA GATCGACATGCTGGTCAGCCACAGCACCGGAAGCACACCCGCGGTGCAGCTGGTGGCCGAGGAAACCGAGATTGATGTGAAGTCCTTGGCCCTGCTTATGCCCATCGCAACGCGACACTTCAG GGGCTCCAGCAACCCTCTGCTCTTCAATCCTGCAGTTGGATGGGCGATGAAGAGTCGACGCGGGGCGTCCATCATCACGCCCCTCTTCCAAGCGGTCATGTCGTTGAGCAGGCACCCGACTAGGGGCCGGGCGCACGACGTTTTCTTCGGCTACCACTCGTGCACCGGATACGAGGAACATCGG GTTGAGCAGCAGTTAGCCACAATTCGGCACCGCGCAATGCCCTCCCTCGTGATGGTCAGCAACGACGACAAACTCCTGTCAAAGGAAGACAACCACACATTGCTGCGGAGGTTGGGCAGCGACTCCGAGCGGACCTGGTTATACGACTCGGGCGGGCATCTCCTCCGGAGGG GTGGTTCCGACATAGTGAAAGCAATCGAGCTGAAGGATGGATCGCACTACGGATTTGTACGCTACCCCGACATCTGCAATGAGAACCTCGCCGAAGTCCTCGAGAGGGTGCGACGTTAA
- the LOC135914102 gene encoding uncharacterized protein isoform X2, whose product MWQKTGLSSCRVLRQGSLTPGARRGRASAALDAGLNLPSPWPYGSIAGSANVGADKVRNSHKCHIRGLRATSAVRRLGHPHPHSIPLPYKERHIVVTTCGELYKKWRAEGRLGYKHAPYTGAVVPLTYVHTGMDRAEHKERGERPLVLVFTGTPGQYRDFSYTIPFLDRHGADVLCFHWPNFSFTEKTRYWWHSSEEKTQLAIDFLKELDIKDAVRSHPLNLKALDWMLRNMYGLSVLKSFIKWVMKLSGHPLKSNMNDVFFTYLSTTSINDTRYEQQLKTLRERRVPMVVMISGTDKLISTENNRNFLRKLGHDPDRTWLYDSKGNLISRGEYGVVKVIEMTKGSHYAFSRHSDVCNQELLELLSRASLYPKRFRA is encoded by the exons ATGTGGCAAAAAACAG GACTTTCATCATGTCGAGTCCTTCGTCAAGGTAGTCTGACTCCAGGAGCACGCCGGGGCCGCGCATCAGCAGCCCTAGATGCCGGTCTGAATTTGCCGTCGCCTTGGCCGTACGGTTCGATAGCCGGCAGTGCTAACGTCGGTGCCGACAAAGTGCGGAACTCGCATAAGTGTCACATCCGGGGACTCCGCGCCACTTCTGCCGTGAGGCGGCTGGGTCATCCGCACCCTCACAGTATTCCGTTGCCGTACAAGGAGCGGCACATAGTTGTCACCACGTGCGGAGAGCTCTACAAG AAGTGGCGCGCCGAGGGGCGCCTCGGATACAAGCACGCACCCTACACGGGAGCCGTGGTCCCTCTGACGTACGTGCACACGGGCATGGACCGTGCCGAGCACAAGGAGCGCGGAGAACGACCGCTGGTCCTCGTGTTCACGGGAACGCCGGGACAGTATCGGGACTTCAGCTAcaccatccctttcctcgacagGCACGGCGCCGACGTTCTCTGCTTCCACTGGCCCA ACTTCTCTTTCACCGAGAAGACCCGCTACTGGTGGCACAGCAGCGAGGAGAAAACCCAACTTGCCATCGACTTCCTCAAGGAGCTCGACATAAAAGA CGCTGTAAGGAGTCACCCACTCAACTTGAAGGCATTGGATTGGATGCTTCGGAATATGTACGGATTGTCCGTGCTTAAGTCATTCATAAAATGGGTTATGAAGCTGAGCGGGCACCCACTGAAGTCTAACATGAACGACGTATTCTTCACCTACCTGTCCACCACAAGCATCAACGACACTCGG TACGAGCAGCAGCTGAAAACGCTGCGCGAACGGCGCGTGCCCATGGTCGTGATGATCAGCGGCACGGACAAGCTCATCTCCACCGAGAACAACAGGAACTTCCTGCGCAAATTGGGCCACGATCCCGACAGAACGTGGCTCTACGACAGCAAAGGGAACCTGATTAGCCGAG GTGAGTACGGCGTGGTGAAAGTCATCGAGATGACCAAAGGTTCCCACTACGCCTTCAGTCGCCACTCAGATGTCTGCAACCAAGAACTGCTCGAGTTGCTGTCCAGAGCTTCACTTTACCCAAAGCGGTTCCGCGCCTAG
- the LOC135914102 gene encoding uncharacterized protein isoform X1, whose translation MWQKTGLSSCRVLRQGSLTPGARRGRASAALDAGLNLPSPWPYGSIAGSANVGADKVRNSHKCHIRGLRATSAVRRLGHPHPHSIPLPYKERHIVVTTCGELYKKWRAEGRLGYKHAPYTGAVVPLTYVHTGMDRAEHKERGERPLVLVFTGTPGQYRDFSYTIPFLDRHGADVLCFHWPNFSFTEKTRYWWHSSEEKTQLAIDFLKELDIKEVDMLVSHSSGAYPAVQLTAEQSDVQVKSLALLMPVTGSHVSAVRSHPLNLKALDWMLRNMYGLSVLKSFIKWVMKLSGHPLKSNMNDVFFTYLSTTSINDTRYEQQLKTLRERRVPMVVMISGTDKLISTENNRNFLRKLGHDPDRTWLYDSKGNLISRGEYGVVKVIEMTKGSHYAFSRHSDVCNQELLELLSRASLYPKRFRA comes from the exons ATGTGGCAAAAAACAG GACTTTCATCATGTCGAGTCCTTCGTCAAGGTAGTCTGACTCCAGGAGCACGCCGGGGCCGCGCATCAGCAGCCCTAGATGCCGGTCTGAATTTGCCGTCGCCTTGGCCGTACGGTTCGATAGCCGGCAGTGCTAACGTCGGTGCCGACAAAGTGCGGAACTCGCATAAGTGTCACATCCGGGGACTCCGCGCCACTTCTGCCGTGAGGCGGCTGGGTCATCCGCACCCTCACAGTATTCCGTTGCCGTACAAGGAGCGGCACATAGTTGTCACCACGTGCGGAGAGCTCTACAAG AAGTGGCGCGCCGAGGGGCGCCTCGGATACAAGCACGCACCCTACACGGGAGCCGTGGTCCCTCTGACGTACGTGCACACGGGCATGGACCGTGCCGAGCACAAGGAGCGCGGAGAACGACCGCTGGTCCTCGTGTTCACGGGAACGCCGGGACAGTATCGGGACTTCAGCTAcaccatccctttcctcgacagGCACGGCGCCGACGTTCTCTGCTTCCACTGGCCCA ACTTCTCTTTCACCGAGAAGACCCGCTACTGGTGGCACAGCAGCGAGGAGAAAACCCAACTTGCCATCGACTTCCTCAAGGAGCTCGACATAAAAGA GGTCGACATGCTGGTGAGTCACAGCTCGGGTGCGTACCCGGCGGTCCAACTGACCGCCGAGCAATCTGACGTCCAAGTTAAATCCCTGGCTCTCCTTATGCCGGTCACCGGCAGCCACGTCAG CGCTGTAAGGAGTCACCCACTCAACTTGAAGGCATTGGATTGGATGCTTCGGAATATGTACGGATTGTCCGTGCTTAAGTCATTCATAAAATGGGTTATGAAGCTGAGCGGGCACCCACTGAAGTCTAACATGAACGACGTATTCTTCACCTACCTGTCCACCACAAGCATCAACGACACTCGG TACGAGCAGCAGCTGAAAACGCTGCGCGAACGGCGCGTGCCCATGGTCGTGATGATCAGCGGCACGGACAAGCTCATCTCCACCGAGAACAACAGGAACTTCCTGCGCAAATTGGGCCACGATCCCGACAGAACGTGGCTCTACGACAGCAAAGGGAACCTGATTAGCCGAG GTGAGTACGGCGTGGTGAAAGTCATCGAGATGACCAAAGGTTCCCACTACGCCTTCAGTCGCCACTCAGATGTCTGCAACCAAGAACTGCTCGAGTTGCTGTCCAGAGCTTCACTTTACCCAAAGCGGTTCCGCGCCTAG
- the LOC135914102 gene encoding uncharacterized protein isoform X3 — MTGSNVCPSAEPCGKKQKWRAEGRLGYKHAPYTGAVVPLTYVHTGMDRAEHKERGERPLVLVFTGTPGQYRDFSYTIPFLDRHGADVLCFHWPNFSFTEKTRYWWHSSEEKTQLAIDFLKELDIKEVDMLVSHSSGAYPAVQLTAEQSDVQVKSLALLMPVTGSHVSAVRSHPLNLKALDWMLRNMYGLSVLKSFIKWVMKLSGHPLKSNMNDVFFTYLSTTSINDTRYEQQLKTLRERRVPMVVMISGTDKLISTENNRNFLRKLGHDPDRTWLYDSKGNLISRGEYGVVKVIEMTKGSHYAFSRHSDVCNQELLELLSRASLYPKRFRA, encoded by the exons ATGACCGGAAGCAACGTGTGCCCTTCTGCTGAACCATGTGGCAAAAAACAG AAGTGGCGCGCCGAGGGGCGCCTCGGATACAAGCACGCACCCTACACGGGAGCCGTGGTCCCTCTGACGTACGTGCACACGGGCATGGACCGTGCCGAGCACAAGGAGCGCGGAGAACGACCGCTGGTCCTCGTGTTCACGGGAACGCCGGGACAGTATCGGGACTTCAGCTAcaccatccctttcctcgacagGCACGGCGCCGACGTTCTCTGCTTCCACTGGCCCA ACTTCTCTTTCACCGAGAAGACCCGCTACTGGTGGCACAGCAGCGAGGAGAAAACCCAACTTGCCATCGACTTCCTCAAGGAGCTCGACATAAAAGA GGTCGACATGCTGGTGAGTCACAGCTCGGGTGCGTACCCGGCGGTCCAACTGACCGCCGAGCAATCTGACGTCCAAGTTAAATCCCTGGCTCTCCTTATGCCGGTCACCGGCAGCCACGTCAG CGCTGTAAGGAGTCACCCACTCAACTTGAAGGCATTGGATTGGATGCTTCGGAATATGTACGGATTGTCCGTGCTTAAGTCATTCATAAAATGGGTTATGAAGCTGAGCGGGCACCCACTGAAGTCTAACATGAACGACGTATTCTTCACCTACCTGTCCACCACAAGCATCAACGACACTCGG TACGAGCAGCAGCTGAAAACGCTGCGCGAACGGCGCGTGCCCATGGTCGTGATGATCAGCGGCACGGACAAGCTCATCTCCACCGAGAACAACAGGAACTTCCTGCGCAAATTGGGCCACGATCCCGACAGAACGTGGCTCTACGACAGCAAAGGGAACCTGATTAGCCGAG GTGAGTACGGCGTGGTGAAAGTCATCGAGATGACCAAAGGTTCCCACTACGCCTTCAGTCGCCACTCAGATGTCTGCAACCAAGAACTGCTCGAGTTGCTGTCCAGAGCTTCACTTTACCCAAAGCGGTTCCGCGCCTAG
- the LOC135914103 gene encoding uncharacterized protein isoform X2, which produces MTAIGCQSSRAAALQRVTRTRAVSAGQTILPKWRAEGRHGYQGAPDTGARVPVVYIHTGLDRIERGDRTERPLSVLLTGAPGQYQDYSYNIPFLDQNGVDVLCFNWPDFAFSLETGYWWHSCDEKTSLVVDFLKKLDIKKIDMLVSHSTGSTPAVQLVAEETEIDVKSLALLMPIATRHFRGSSNPLLFNPAVGWAMKSRRGASIITPLFQAVMSLSRHPTRGRAHDVFFGYHSCTGYEEHRVEQQLATIRHRAMPSLVMVSNDDKLLSKEDNHTLLRRLGSDSERTWLYDSGGHLLRRGGSDIVKAIELKDGSHYGFVRYPDICNENLAEVLERVRR; this is translated from the exons ATGACCGCGATAGGGTGTCAATCATCCAGAGCTGCAGCACTTCAGCGGGTCACTCGGACGCGAGCTGTATCAGCGGGCCAAACTATTTTACCG AAATGGCGCGCCGAGGGTCGCCATGGCTACCAGGGGGCACCCGACACGGGCGCTCGTGTGCCGGTTGTGTACATCCACACTGGGCTGGACCGCATCGAGCGCGGAGACCGGACAGAGCGACCGCTGTCCGTGCTGCTCACGGGGGCGCCGGGACAGTACCAGGACTACAGCTACaacatccctttcctcgaccagAACGGTGTGGACGTTCTTTGCTTCAACTGGCCCG ACTTTGCGTTCAGCTTGGAGACCGGCTACTGGTGGCATAGCTGCGACGAAAAAACCAGTCTAGTCGTCGATTTCCTCAAGAAGCTTGACATCAAGAA GATCGACATGCTGGTCAGCCACAGCACCGGAAGCACACCCGCGGTGCAGCTGGTGGCCGAGGAAACCGAGATTGATGTGAAGTCCTTGGCCCTGCTTATGCCCATCGCAACGCGACACTTCAG GGGCTCCAGCAACCCTCTGCTCTTCAATCCTGCAGTTGGATGGGCGATGAAGAGTCGACGCGGGGCGTCCATCATCACGCCCCTCTTCCAAGCGGTCATGTCGTTGAGCAGGCACCCGACTAGGGGCCGGGCGCACGACGTTTTCTTCGGCTACCACTCGTGCACCGGATACGAGGAACATCGG GTTGAGCAGCAGTTAGCCACAATTCGGCACCGCGCAATGCCCTCCCTCGTGATGGTCAGCAACGACGACAAACTCCTGTCAAAGGAAGACAACCACACATTGCTGCGGAGGTTGGGCAGCGACTCCGAGCGGACCTGGTTATACGACTCGGGCGGGCATCTCCTCCGGAGGG GTGGTTCCGACATAGTGAAAGCAATCGAGCTGAAGGATGGATCGCACTACGGATTTGTACGCTACCCCGACATCTGCAATGAGAACCTCGCCGAAGTCCTCGAGAGGGTGCGACGTTAA